The following coding sequences are from one uncultured Cohaesibacter sp. window:
- a CDS encoding cation diffusion facilitator family transporter: MTDTPTRKEKNGSITSQQLALVSVLVAATVLALKYAAYAMTNSVGLYSDALETLINLAAAFAVLLALRLGEKPADHNHQFGHHKAEYISAVGEGVLVVLAAIAIFMEAYEVFMSPRELNVPFIGLALNGIAGVLNGVWAFTLVRLGRKLRSPALVADGRHLYADVITSIGVLGGVGLATLTGLVWLDPLLAMFVGCSILWTGWQLIKGSLSGLMDEAIDPEELQQLRQTIMDNADGAIEAHDIRTRHAGRVIFVEFHLVVPSKMTVYAAHAICDRIEDALKREMPHAVVTIHIEPEYMANESVFDDTLPI; this comes from the coding sequence ATGACCGATACCCCTACACGAAAAGAGAAAAACGGAAGCATAACCTCGCAGCAACTCGCTCTTGTGTCTGTGCTGGTTGCCGCCACGGTGCTGGCGTTGAAATATGCCGCATATGCAATGACCAACTCCGTTGGTCTCTATTCGGATGCTCTTGAAACACTGATCAATCTTGCGGCTGCATTTGCTGTTCTTCTGGCCCTGCGGCTTGGAGAAAAACCGGCAGATCATAACCATCAGTTCGGACATCACAAGGCGGAGTATATTTCAGCAGTCGGGGAAGGTGTCCTTGTCGTATTGGCTGCAATCGCGATTTTCATGGAGGCCTATGAGGTTTTCATGTCGCCACGAGAGCTGAATGTACCTTTCATCGGGTTGGCCCTCAACGGCATTGCTGGCGTGCTCAATGGTGTATGGGCGTTCACCCTGGTGCGCCTTGGACGCAAGCTACGCTCCCCTGCTCTGGTCGCCGATGGCAGGCATCTTTATGCGGATGTCATTACATCTATTGGCGTTCTGGGAGGCGTTGGGCTGGCCACGCTGACCGGCCTTGTCTGGCTCGATCCGCTTCTGGCTATGTTTGTGGGCTGTTCAATTCTCTGGACGGGGTGGCAACTCATCAAAGGGTCGCTCAGTGGCCTGATGGACGAAGCCATAGATCCAGAAGAGCTGCAACAGCTGCGCCAGACCATCATGGACAATGCGGATGGTGCCATCGAAGCGCATGATATCCGCACCCGCCATGCGGGCCGCGTCATCTTTGTGGAATTCCATTTGGTGGTGCCAAGCAAAATGACCGTCTATGCAGCGCATGCGATTTGCGACAGGATTGAGGATGCCCTCAAGAGGGAAATGCCTCATGCGGTTGTAACCATTCACATAGAGCCGGAATATATGGCCAATGAATCGGTGTTTGACGACACGCTGCCGATTTGA